One window of Dyadobacter sandarakinus genomic DNA carries:
- a CDS encoding TonB-dependent receptor yields the protein MKKILLPLFLSLLCLSALAQTGGRFTLRGVVADSAGAILPEATVMLLLPKDSSLVNFGRASKDGTFEFRNLKRVSYLLKISYVGFIPYQEDVNPKDGEVTDLGKLKMKVLQKELYEVVIKTARAPLSIRGDTVEFDARAFKVPPGSSVEDLLRKLPGVQVDADGNIRAQGEEIKRVTVDGKRFFGDDPKMATKNLPAEAINKVQVFNGKTEQAKATGIDDGKREKTLNLELKDSHKKGGFGKAVAGVGNESRVEGKVSYNRFNDKQQFALLGFGNNTNQSGVARNDYQDFKGSQSFNWDDGDFGFSSGRYYGGDDIALSPNWGNNPAEGFTKNWAGGLNYNYDTKKTKLSTSYFYTQTNSRVGVQSTTQNFLSNDSYITRDNNFTQGFAGNHRPALRFEKEIDSLNSIVLISNSRINLGDTRYEAVQSSVRGENVPVNSATVNNFSDYNSFAMANLLMYRHKSGKKKGRNFAVSLSYNLNNADEDRRLNSVNVFNQDSARNSVINQLNQTQSDRGNFKGSLSFVEPFAKKFTWETFYNYSLRKDKVDRDVFDTEGTVEKVNTFLTRYYSNDFTYNRLGTSVRYSHNGLNLSVGVAGLQFDLKGKFATDQAAGNFTRINRTFFSLVPNVGLNYDLKNNRYLYAEYGLSVREPSITDLQPIVDNSNPLYITEGNPDLLPSSTHNFYGGYQMFNPASFTSFYGNVYYNYNENQIVYNRSIDTETLVTTTKPMNVSGSDSYGGYFGAGLPVIKTKLTVGGNVGLNFSNSIAYVNEVKNETDTKGYNLGARLDFTPSDAFTLYTNANWNINDTKYSINTNQDQTIINSNYNADLNVKMPKEIFFNARLNFRTYKNNQFGFNQKQPILNLSVYKLILKNKKGEIRLTAYDVFKKNLGISQFTNQNFYTERRVSTLSRYFMLTFTYNMRGMSASVKRNGGFF from the coding sequence TTGAAAAAAATCCTACTTCCACTTTTTCTGAGCCTCCTCTGTCTCTCGGCGCTTGCGCAGACAGGCGGGCGGTTTACCCTGAGAGGAGTCGTTGCGGACAGTGCCGGCGCTATCCTTCCCGAAGCAACTGTGATGCTGCTTTTACCCAAAGATTCGTCGCTTGTTAACTTCGGGCGGGCGAGCAAGGACGGGACCTTCGAGTTCCGGAACCTGAAAAGGGTATCGTACCTGCTGAAAATTTCTTACGTAGGGTTTATTCCGTACCAGGAAGATGTGAACCCCAAAGATGGCGAGGTCACCGATCTTGGCAAACTTAAAATGAAGGTGCTGCAAAAGGAATTGTACGAGGTAGTCATCAAGACCGCCCGGGCGCCCCTCAGTATCCGGGGCGATACGGTAGAGTTTGATGCGAGGGCATTTAAAGTACCGCCGGGCTCATCCGTGGAGGATCTGCTCCGCAAGCTGCCGGGCGTGCAGGTGGATGCTGACGGAAACATCCGCGCCCAGGGTGAGGAGATCAAACGTGTAACCGTGGATGGTAAGCGGTTTTTCGGTGACGATCCCAAGATGGCCACCAAAAACCTTCCCGCCGAAGCCATTAATAAAGTTCAGGTTTTCAACGGAAAAACAGAGCAGGCAAAAGCAACCGGAATCGACGACGGCAAGCGCGAAAAAACGCTGAACCTGGAATTGAAGGACAGCCACAAAAAAGGCGGTTTCGGAAAGGCAGTGGCAGGTGTAGGAAACGAGTCGCGGGTGGAAGGTAAGGTGAGTTACAACCGGTTCAACGATAAGCAGCAGTTTGCATTGCTGGGCTTTGGGAACAATACCAACCAGTCGGGGGTAGCGCGGAACGATTATCAGGACTTCAAAGGCAGCCAGTCGTTTAACTGGGACGACGGCGATTTTGGGTTCAGCAGCGGGCGGTACTATGGAGGCGACGACATTGCATTGTCACCAAACTGGGGCAACAACCCGGCCGAAGGTTTTACCAAGAACTGGGCAGGCGGACTCAATTACAACTACGATACGAAGAAAACAAAGCTGAGCACCAGCTATTTCTATACGCAAACCAATTCGCGGGTAGGCGTGCAGTCGACCACCCAGAACTTCCTTTCCAACGATTCGTACATTACCCGCGACAACAATTTTACGCAGGGATTTGCCGGCAACCACCGCCCGGCCCTGCGGTTTGAAAAGGAAATTGACTCGCTGAACAGCATTGTACTCATCAGCAACTCGCGCATTAACCTGGGTGACACGCGGTACGAGGCCGTGCAAAGCTCAGTGCGGGGCGAAAACGTACCTGTGAATTCTGCCACTGTGAACAATTTTAGCGACTACAACTCATTTGCGATGGCCAACCTGCTCATGTACCGCCATAAATCGGGCAAGAAAAAGGGCCGTAACTTTGCGGTAAGCCTTTCTTACAACCTCAACAATGCCGATGAGGACCGTCGCCTGAACTCGGTCAATGTTTTCAACCAGGATTCGGCACGCAACAGCGTGATCAACCAGCTGAACCAGACCCAGAGCGACCGGGGTAACTTCAAGGGGAGTCTTTCGTTTGTAGAGCCGTTTGCGAAAAAGTTTACCTGGGAGACCTTCTATAATTACAGCCTGCGCAAGGATAAGGTGGACCGCGATGTGTTTGATACCGAAGGGACTGTAGAGAAAGTAAATACCTTTTTAACGCGGTATTACTCCAATGATTTTACCTACAACCGTCTTGGTACCAGCGTCCGTTACTCGCACAACGGACTAAATCTCTCGGTAGGCGTGGCCGGTTTGCAGTTTGACCTCAAAGGGAAATTTGCAACCGATCAGGCGGCGGGCAACTTCACGCGCATCAACCGCACGTTTTTCAGTCTGGTACCCAATGTAGGCCTGAACTACGACCTCAAAAACAACCGCTACCTTTATGCCGAATACGGCCTTTCGGTTCGGGAACCATCGATTACTGACCTGCAGCCCATTGTCGATAACAGCAATCCGCTTTACATTACCGAGGGTAACCCGGATTTGCTGCCGTCCTCGACACACAATTTCTACGGAGGCTACCAGATGTTTAACCCGGCATCGTTCACGAGCTTTTATGGGAATGTTTACTACAACTATAATGAAAACCAGATTGTGTACAACCGCTCCATTGATACAGAAACGCTTGTGACAACTACCAAACCCATGAACGTGTCGGGCAGTGACAGCTATGGAGGTTACTTCGGGGCGGGGCTGCCGGTGATTAAAACCAAACTGACCGTCGGCGGTAACGTGGGACTTAATTTCAGCAACAGCATTGCGTATGTCAATGAGGTTAAAAACGAAACCGATACCAAAGGGTACAACCTGGGAGCCCGGCTGGATTTTACGCCAAGCGATGCATTTACACTGTATACGAATGCCAACTGGAATATCAACGATACCAAATATTCCATTAACACGAACCAGGATCAGACGATTATCAACTCGAACTACAATGCAGATCTGAACGTGAAAATGCCGAAGGAGATATTTTTCAATGCGCGGCTGAACTTCCGTACGTATAAAAACAATCAGTTCGGCTTTAACCAGAAACAGCCGATCCTGAATCTATCGGTGTACAAGCTCATCCTGAAAAACAAGAAAGGAGAGATCCGCCTGACGGCTTACGACGTGTTCAAGAAAAACTTAGGCATCTCACAGTTTACCAACCAGAACTTCTACACCGAGCGGCGCGTATCGACCTTGTCGCGGTACTTTATGCTGACATTTACTTACAACATGCGCGGTATGTCGGCATCAGTGAAGCGTAACGGCGGTTTCTTTTAA
- a CDS encoding metallophosphoesterase family protein yields the protein MRNIGLISDTHGYLDERVFNHFALCDEIWHAGDIGSTEIIDQLESFKPVRMVWGNIDSREVRARVPEHQRFEIEGFRVWITHIGGAPPRYNPLVMPELRSQTPDIFVCGHSHILRVIRDQPLNNMLYMNPGAAGREGFHKMRTLLRFNLHEGIISQMEVVELGRRGQLS from the coding sequence ATGCGGAATATCGGCTTGATCTCAGACACCCACGGCTATCTGGACGAAAGGGTATTCAACCACTTTGCCTTGTGCGACGAGATCTGGCACGCGGGCGATATCGGCTCAACCGAGATTATCGACCAGCTCGAAAGCTTCAAGCCTGTACGGATGGTGTGGGGCAACATTGACTCGCGCGAGGTACGTGCGCGGGTACCCGAGCATCAGCGCTTCGAGATTGAAGGGTTCAGGGTATGGATTACGCACATCGGCGGCGCACCGCCCCGCTACAATCCGCTGGTCATGCCCGAGCTGCGCAGTCAGACGCCCGACATTTTTGTATGCGGCCACTCGCATATCCTGCGCGTGATCCGCGACCAGCCTCTCAACAACATGCTGTACATGAACCCCGGTGCCGCCGGCCGGGAGGGATTTCACAAGATGCGTACTTTGCTGCGCTTTAACCTGCACGAAGGTATTATCAGCCAGATGGAAGTAGTGGAGCTGGGCAGGCGTGGTCAGCTGAGCTGA
- a CDS encoding M20/M25/M40 family metallo-hydrolase, whose protein sequence is MKYLILISILIGGKVSNAQQFPVADLRKHIEYLASDELEGRGTASLGEIRAANYIANEFVELGIKPAGDQGTFFQPFQVTFAVEGVPHTQTARNVVGYLDNGGAKTIVIGAHYDHLGKGYQGSSLSPDSRNKIHNGADDNASGAAGLIELARYFAKNSIREKHNLLFIAFSGEELGLLGSKYFTEKPTVPLSSVSSMINMDMIGRLSNEKSLIVSGWGTSAAWGRLIPGLAQEYRLKYTVDSSGVGASDHTSFYLKNIPVVQFFTGGHADYHKVSDDPDKINYEGEARILSLIAKLVEQLDKEAAEPEFVTTSNPHANATASSFKVTMGVMPDYSYTGKGLRIDDVSKARPAEQAGIQAGDVITRLAGKEISDIYDYMEILGHHEKGDQVDAEFLRAGKLHKVKVTF, encoded by the coding sequence ATGAAGTACCTGATTCTGATTTCGATTCTTATTGGAGGCAAAGTTTCCAATGCCCAGCAATTTCCGGTTGCAGACCTGCGCAAACACATTGAGTACCTTGCTTCGGACGAACTGGAAGGTAGGGGTACGGCCAGCCTGGGCGAAATCAGAGCAGCCAATTACATTGCAAATGAATTCGTCGAACTCGGGATCAAGCCCGCGGGTGATCAGGGGACTTTCTTTCAGCCTTTCCAGGTCACCTTCGCGGTGGAAGGTGTGCCGCATACCCAGACTGCCCGGAATGTGGTGGGCTACCTGGATAACGGAGGTGCAAAAACCATCGTAATCGGTGCGCATTATGACCACCTGGGCAAAGGCTACCAGGGCAGCTCGCTTTCACCCGACAGCAGAAACAAGATCCACAATGGTGCGGACGACAATGCTTCCGGTGCCGCAGGCCTGATTGAACTGGCCCGGTATTTTGCCAAAAACAGCATCCGCGAAAAACACAACCTGCTCTTCATTGCATTCTCGGGCGAGGAGCTCGGGCTGCTCGGCTCCAAGTATTTTACCGAAAAACCAACCGTACCGCTCAGCTCAGTTTCCAGCATGATCAATATGGACATGATCGGGCGGCTTTCAAATGAAAAATCCCTGATCGTATCAGGGTGGGGTACGAGTGCGGCATGGGGCAGGCTGATCCCCGGACTGGCACAGGAATATCGGCTGAAATATACCGTAGATTCGTCAGGCGTCGGCGCTTCTGACCATACCTCTTTTTACCTCAAAAATATACCTGTAGTTCAGTTTTTCACAGGAGGTCACGCCGACTATCACAAGGTTTCCGATGATCCGGACAAGATCAACTATGAAGGCGAGGCGCGGATTCTCAGCTTGATTGCAAAGCTGGTTGAACAGCTGGACAAGGAAGCTGCTGAGCCTGAGTTTGTGACAACTTCCAACCCCCATGCCAATGCTACCGCCAGCAGCTTCAAGGTAACCATGGGCGTCATGCCCGATTACAGTTACACCGGGAAGGGCCTCAGGATCGACGATGTTTCCAAGGCGAGGCCTGCGGAGCAAGCGGGCATACAAGCCGGGGATGTCATTACCAGGCTGGCGGGCAAAGAAATTTCAGACATTTACGATTACATGGAAATCCTCGGGCACCACGAAAAGGGCGATCAGGTAGATGCAGAATTCCTGCGTGCCGGTAAGCTGCACAAGGTAAAGGTTACTTTCTGA
- a CDS encoding MerR family transcriptional regulator: MEPSTKLYYDTNEVAEMVGCEPSALRFWEKKFPQLNPKRDSRNRRRYTERDIEIIRKIMHQRDKQGRTIKGAREQMRRKEENQLLIQRLMRVRKFLVDIREQL, translated from the coding sequence ATGGAGCCCAGTACTAAATTATATTACGACACCAACGAAGTAGCTGAAATGGTTGGTTGCGAACCGTCGGCATTAAGGTTCTGGGAAAAGAAATTCCCGCAGCTCAATCCCAAGCGTGATAGCCGCAACCGGCGCAGGTACACCGAGCGCGACATTGAAATCATCCGCAAGATCATGCACCAGCGCGACAAGCAGGGGCGGACCATTAAAGGGGCACGCGAACAAATGCGGAGGAAAGAGGAAAATCAGCTGCTCATCCAGCGTTTGATGCGGGTCAGGAAGTTTCTTGTAGACATCCGTGAGCAGTTGTAA
- a CDS encoding SRPBCC family protein, with translation MNDSSLVVKSTISVEAPLSKVWEVLVAPKYIRQWDNLPQDFDDFYLEEGRVIEWTGMSKLTVTNAEPYELLRLSFYEQKWEKPAAAYDIAYTYRLSQEDKGTLLSLEIGDFGVLVNGQEYFDASVEIAEKSLTKIKSLAENRV, from the coding sequence ATGAATGATTCTTCTCTGGTTGTAAAGAGCACGATTTCTGTGGAAGCCCCTTTGTCCAAGGTATGGGAAGTACTGGTCGCTCCCAAGTACATCCGTCAGTGGGATAACCTGCCGCAGGACTTCGACGATTTTTACCTGGAAGAAGGCCGGGTAATTGAATGGACGGGAATGTCGAAGTTAACTGTTACAAATGCGGAGCCTTACGAGCTTTTGCGGCTTTCCTTCTATGAACAAAAATGGGAAAAGCCTGCTGCGGCATACGATATTGCCTACACCTACCGGCTGTCGCAGGAAGATAAGGGTACGCTGCTAAGTCTCGAAATCGGAGATTTCGGCGTTTTGGTGAACGGACAGGAATACTTTGACGCCTCTGTGGAAATCGCAGAAAAATCATTAACAAAGATCAAAAGTCTGGCAGAAAACAGGGTTTAG
- a CDS encoding acyltransferase family protein: MNTYTKPAAGQQLLLTPKIESIQVLRGIAALLVTIYHLKDITRNDDPFKAELDFLFNSGAAGVSLFFLISGFIMVYTTRGSSSRKAATWYFLVRRLVRIWPVYAIITLAYYYLVHRFQAPPGAINMLLRSLAFYPAAAVDPPFYGYATLSIGWSLNYEIYFYALVGICMLFGRARWYVFFAWSMLTLIALPAYLGFFTLQPHLVPDYGHDYVNLITNPVIWNFVAGVVVGLVYCQPGLQHFMIQLFSRKWLFAACISLGTWQYLSGFFGGLGILQWGAGSLLVLCACLFHYAGKNTRLPGALVWVGDVSFSIYLLHLPVLVTFTLIFQKLGYPIYSSGTAFLLLTTAVTLIAAHFSHEYLEVKLSAYLKKHLIARS; this comes from the coding sequence TTGAATACCTATACAAAGCCAGCGGCAGGACAGCAGCTGCTCCTTACTCCCAAAATTGAAAGCATTCAGGTTTTGCGGGGTATTGCTGCGCTGCTCGTGACCATTTACCACCTGAAAGACATTACCCGGAACGACGATCCGTTCAAGGCAGAACTTGATTTCCTTTTTAATTCCGGTGCAGCGGGCGTGAGTCTTTTCTTTCTGATCAGTGGCTTCATTATGGTTTATACCACGCGTGGTTCTTCGTCAAGAAAGGCTGCGACCTGGTATTTTCTGGTCAGAAGGCTCGTCCGGATCTGGCCTGTCTATGCGATTATCACACTGGCGTACTACTATCTGGTGCACAGGTTCCAGGCACCGCCGGGCGCAATCAACATGCTTTTGCGGAGTCTCGCCTTTTATCCCGCCGCGGCTGTTGATCCACCATTTTACGGATATGCAACCTTATCTATCGGGTGGAGCCTCAACTATGAAATCTACTTTTACGCCCTTGTCGGCATCTGCATGCTTTTCGGCCGGGCGCGCTGGTATGTCTTTTTCGCTTGGAGCATGCTCACGCTCATCGCATTGCCGGCATACCTGGGCTTTTTCACCTTACAGCCGCATCTGGTACCCGACTACGGGCATGATTACGTCAATCTGATTACAAACCCGGTGATATGGAACTTCGTGGCGGGAGTGGTTGTCGGGCTCGTGTACTGCCAGCCGGGTCTGCAGCATTTCATGATTCAGCTGTTTTCCCGCAAGTGGCTGTTTGCTGCCTGTATTTCACTGGGAACGTGGCAGTATCTTTCCGGGTTTTTCGGCGGCCTGGGAATTTTGCAATGGGGTGCAGGCTCGCTGCTGGTTCTTTGCGCGTGCCTTTTTCATTATGCAGGAAAAAACACGCGCTTGCCGGGCGCTCTGGTCTGGGTGGGAGATGTATCTTTCTCCATCTACCTTCTGCATTTACCCGTACTGGTTACGTTCACGCTGATTTTTCAAAAGCTGGGTTACCCTATATACAGTTCAGGTACGGCATTCCTGCTGCTTACCACAGCCGTAACGCTTATTGCAGCCCATTTTTCGCACGAGTACCTGGAAGTAAAACTATCTGCCTACCTGAAAAAACACCTCATTGCCCGCAGCTAA
- a CDS encoding carboxylesterase family protein → MQKLSHWIMPVLGLAMLWSGSCKPAKAPDPVVITPDSVARDTAMAVNPDEVLAASARFGSGYVFADSALKVITGTFRQANDFIGSPVTMSYTFVAPEMDTMQYRPFVLMVHEGAFLFGDQVNELGKARYLARKGYAVACINYRLGFNGGSEANPCGGNTMEVVQAVYRAVQDTYAALHFFAGKSEAYGIDRGQMILAGSSAGAITVSALAYMKEIDFESLQTGIINTLGRLDPDPNGKAFSVRALLTYLGYGVFKTSYIKPDNVKPTVFFQRTGDDILPYEKGNLFFCPFYLTSEGARPVSQELKKLAVPYELNFQPETGHQLSYSNEYVANRYAMFMKRLWGKDYRQLTIRNYTTQEDLVLP, encoded by the coding sequence ATGCAAAAACTTTCCCACTGGATCATGCCGGTTCTCGGGCTGGCTATGCTCTGGTCAGGCAGTTGTAAGCCTGCAAAAGCGCCTGACCCCGTCGTAATTACGCCCGATTCCGTCGCCAGGGATACGGCCATGGCCGTCAATCCTGACGAAGTACTCGCTGCATCAGCACGGTTTGGAAGCGGATATGTGTTTGCGGACAGTGCATTGAAAGTTATTACAGGGACCTTTCGCCAGGCAAACGATTTTATCGGGAGCCCTGTGACCATGAGCTACACTTTTGTGGCCCCCGAAATGGACACCATGCAGTACCGCCCCTTTGTGCTGATGGTGCACGAGGGGGCTTTTCTGTTTGGAGATCAGGTCAATGAGCTGGGGAAGGCCCGGTACCTGGCCCGCAAGGGTTATGCGGTTGCGTGTATTAACTACCGTTTAGGTTTCAATGGTGGTAGTGAGGCTAATCCATGCGGTGGCAATACCATGGAAGTGGTTCAGGCAGTATACCGGGCGGTGCAGGATACCTACGCCGCTTTGCATTTTTTTGCAGGCAAATCGGAAGCATACGGCATTGACCGCGGCCAGATGATCCTGGCGGGCAGCAGTGCCGGTGCCATTACCGTTTCCGCGCTGGCTTACATGAAAGAAATTGATTTTGAATCGCTCCAAACCGGGATTATCAACACGCTCGGGCGGCTCGATCCCGATCCCAATGGAAAAGCATTCAGTGTGCGGGCTTTGCTGACCTACCTGGGTTACGGCGTTTTTAAAACAAGCTATATCAAGCCTGATAATGTAAAACCGACCGTTTTCTTTCAGAGAACCGGCGACGACATACTTCCCTATGAAAAAGGCAATCTGTTTTTCTGTCCCTTTTACCTCACTTCCGAGGGCGCAAGGCCGGTTTCGCAGGAGCTGAAAAAACTGGCGGTACCTTACGAGCTCAACTTCCAGCCTGAGACCGGCCACCAGCTCAGCTACTCGAATGAGTATGTAGCCAATCGGTATGCCATGTTCATGAAGCGTTTATGGGGTAAAGATTACCGCCAGCTCACCATCCGGAATTACACAACGCAGGAAGATCTGGTACTGCCTTAG
- a CDS encoding response regulator, producing the protein MDSKGKINVLYVDDEINNLNSFKAAFRRDYNILVATSGREGLELLRNNIVHVIITDQRMPEMTGVDFLIEVLKEFEDPVRILLTGYTDITAVIDAVNKGHIYYYLNKPWDEQQLRIIIKNAYEIFHLREQNKELIEKLTDVNGQLEFLLRQNLLS; encoded by the coding sequence ATGGATAGCAAAGGAAAGATTAACGTTCTCTATGTCGATGACGAGATCAATAATCTTAACTCGTTCAAGGCCGCATTCAGGCGGGATTACAACATTCTTGTTGCTACATCGGGACGAGAGGGACTCGAATTGTTGAGAAACAATATAGTACATGTGATCATTACCGATCAAAGAATGCCCGAGATGACCGGGGTAGATTTTCTAATAGAAGTCCTGAAAGAGTTTGAGGATCCTGTAAGAATACTTTTGACCGGGTATACAGATATTACTGCGGTGATTGATGCAGTTAATAAGGGGCATATATACTACTATCTTAATAAACCCTGGGACGAGCAGCAGCTCAGGATCATTATCAAAAATGCATACGAGATTTTTCATCTGCGCGAACAGAACAAGGAGCTGATTGAAAAACTGACGGATGTGAATGGTCAGCTGGAATTCCTCCTCAGGCAGAATTTGCTTTCCTGA
- a CDS encoding Rv1355c family protein, translated as MNQESEISKVFKPTVISKELYKNAADFETIFREYQGAVVLDFLESQKKELFKIRNPAARLTASQLDEIYQSWAAGKHVELEGTWVYYPWSNRMLHILDEHEFTELRTSRNQYKITPAEQAALAGKTIGIIGLSVGNAVALSIATERVCGRLKLADFDTIELSNLNRIKTGIHNIGINKCVVTAREIAEIDPYLHIECFTEGITSDNIHDFLLGNARLDILVDECDDLEVKILCRQVAKSLSVPVVMETSDRGMVDVERFDLDPSRPILHGILNNIPEEKLRNIAPADRFSLVLKIIDAPNTSRRGRLSLLEVGQSIGTWPQLASAVTLGGGVVGDVCRRILLGHFSASGRYYVDLEQIVGDPVPAPAFDPVNPHPAFDLQKAVRIADSLSVNRGVTLPEDTLRQIVEAGCGAHPGGTEKAWKWVFRNGYLMLFHDRRQSFSFANHQDIAAMLAFGAACENIGSTGKKLGYEAITQLFPYHEAPELVAAIRFQEMDRTVNPESGTTEIAENTSEQAILNALKAELENDGKVQVGLLNDPGTITKVAEIVSECELVTQLNPWGHHDFFRRGNSPAGQPGAPAAKASPVRQMALGMLRDHKVADTMRSIGGGKLLVQTRTAELAGDGSIAVISVNEPGREGAFRAGAAAQKLTGALARYGLSAEPLLSPTYLFARLETGDGLDQQEIQRLLPLENTYKQIIVSDAKPSDTFLFKIAKTESSEAKINHLPLDEVLFLVNEEI; from the coding sequence ATGAATCAGGAATCAGAAATTAGTAAAGTTTTCAAACCCACTGTTATTTCGAAGGAACTGTACAAAAACGCGGCTGATTTTGAAACGATTTTCAGGGAGTACCAGGGCGCAGTAGTTCTGGATTTTCTTGAATCACAAAAAAAGGAGCTTTTCAAAATCAGGAATCCGGCAGCGCGACTTACAGCCAGCCAGTTAGACGAAATATACCAGTCGTGGGCAGCCGGCAAGCACGTAGAACTGGAAGGTACCTGGGTATACTACCCATGGTCGAACCGGATGCTGCACATCCTTGATGAACACGAGTTTACCGAGCTCAGAACCAGCCGCAACCAGTACAAGATCACGCCGGCAGAGCAAGCCGCACTCGCAGGTAAAACCATCGGGATCATAGGTCTTTCGGTAGGCAATGCCGTCGCGCTTAGCATTGCCACGGAGCGTGTCTGCGGCCGGCTCAAACTGGCGGACTTCGACACCATCGAGCTCAGCAACCTGAACCGCATCAAAACCGGCATCCATAATATAGGGATCAATAAATGTGTGGTTACTGCGAGAGAAATCGCCGAAATTGATCCCTATCTCCACATTGAATGCTTTACAGAAGGTATTACGTCTGACAACATCCACGACTTTCTGCTGGGCAACGCCCGGCTCGACATTCTGGTGGACGAATGTGACGACCTGGAAGTGAAGATCCTCTGCAGGCAGGTAGCCAAAAGTTTGTCGGTCCCGGTCGTTATGGAAACCAGTGACCGTGGCATGGTGGATGTTGAGCGCTTTGATCTTGATCCGTCCAGGCCCATCCTGCACGGAATACTAAATAATATACCGGAAGAAAAGCTGCGGAATATCGCTCCGGCAGATCGCTTTTCACTCGTTCTGAAAATCATTGACGCGCCCAATACCTCGCGCCGCGGCCGATTGTCGCTCCTCGAAGTAGGGCAAAGCATTGGCACCTGGCCGCAGCTCGCCAGCGCGGTAACCCTGGGCGGCGGTGTTGTCGGAGATGTTTGCCGCAGAATTTTGCTCGGCCACTTCTCTGCATCCGGGAGGTATTACGTTGATCTTGAGCAAATTGTTGGCGACCCGGTTCCGGCGCCGGCGTTTGATCCGGTCAATCCTCACCCGGCTTTCGACCTGCAAAAAGCCGTGCGTATAGCCGATTCGTTATCTGTTAACCGTGGGGTTACATTGCCGGAAGACACGCTGCGGCAAATTGTGGAAGCCGGTTGCGGCGCACATCCCGGTGGTACCGAAAAGGCCTGGAAGTGGGTTTTCCGAAACGGGTACCTGATGTTGTTTCACGACCGCCGGCAATCGTTTTCATTTGCCAACCACCAGGATATTGCTGCCATGCTTGCATTTGGGGCCGCGTGCGAAAATATAGGATCAACAGGCAAAAAGCTGGGTTATGAAGCAATAACCCAGCTTTTTCCGTATCATGAAGCCCCGGAACTCGTAGCAGCTATCCGGTTTCAGGAAATGGATCGTACGGTAAACCCTGAATCCGGTACCACCGAGATTGCGGAAAATACCTCTGAACAAGCCATACTAAATGCTTTGAAGGCAGAACTTGAAAATGACGGCAAGGTGCAGGTCGGATTGCTGAACGATCCGGGTACAATTACAAAGGTTGCTGAAATTGTAAGTGAGTGTGAACTTGTCACGCAGCTCAACCCCTGGGGACATCATGACTTTTTCAGGCGTGGAAACTCCCCTGCCGGCCAGCCTGGTGCACCAGCTGCAAAAGCCAGTCCGGTGCGCCAGATGGCGCTCGGCATGCTGCGGGACCACAAGGTGGCCGACACCATGCGCAGCATCGGCGGCGGTAAGCTGCTTGTTCAGACCCGGACAGCCGAACTTGCGGGAGATGGTTCCATAGCCGTTATTTCGGTTAACGAACCGGGGCGTGAAGGTGCATTCAGGGCCGGAGCCGCAGCTCAGAAACTAACCGGAGCCCTGGCCCGTTATGGTCTTTCAGCAGAGCCGCTTTTATCCCCTACCTACTTGTTCGCACGGCTGGAAACAGGCGACGGACTTGACCAGCAGGAAATACAAAGGCTTTTACCCCTTGAAAATACATATAAGCAAATCATTGTTTCTGACGCTAAACCATCAGATACTTTTCTTTTTAAAATTGCAAAAACAGAATCGTCAGAGGCCAAGATAAACCACCTTCCACTGGATGAAGTTTTGTTCTTAGTAAACGAAGAGATTTAA